The following proteins are co-located in the Streptomyces asiaticus genome:
- a CDS encoding DUF6411 family protein has translation MIFAIVGICAVLAVLAFLVPRLSRHPERGTQRTLGAGSRAGGKAPGLLGRILSKPFRSSSKAVGRSGSAGRRARGHMPF, from the coding sequence ATGATCTTCGCCATTGTTGGTATCTGTGCCGTCCTGGCCGTACTGGCCTTCCTGGTCCCACGCCTGTCCCGGCACCCTGAACGCGGCACCCAACGCACCCTGGGCGCCGGATCACGCGCCGGCGGCAAAGCCCCCGGGCTCCTGGGACGTATCCTCAGCAAACCCTTCCGCAGCAGTTCCAAGGCAGTCGGCCGCAGCGGCTCCGCCGGGCGGCGCGCCCGAGGCCACATGCCGTTCTAG
- a CDS encoding Rid family hydrolase, which translates to MSTVTFGITPGYGEKLHEALGYSGAVRVGDRVEISGQAGVDDDLVIPDSLEDEIIQAFDNVERTLDTVGATWKDVIHVNSYHKVTPGDDAIGDDHNTVMAEQFRRRLDGRAPIWTETGVTVLGLAAMRVEIRVTAIVGSGNGRTGIPATPAS; encoded by the coding sequence ATGAGCACCGTCACCTTCGGCATCACTCCGGGCTACGGCGAGAAGCTGCACGAGGCCCTCGGCTACAGCGGGGCCGTCCGCGTCGGCGACCGGGTCGAGATCTCCGGTCAGGCCGGGGTGGATGACGACCTGGTCATCCCCGACTCGCTGGAAGACGAGATCATCCAGGCTTTCGACAACGTGGAGCGCACGCTCGACACGGTCGGCGCGACATGGAAGGACGTCATCCACGTCAACTCCTACCACAAGGTCACACCGGGAGATGACGCCATCGGCGACGACCACAACACGGTCATGGCCGAGCAGTTCCGCCGTCGCCTCGACGGCCGCGCGCCGATCTGGACCGAGACCGGCGTCACGGTCCTCGGCCTCGCCGCCATGCGCGTGGAGATCCGCGTCACCGCCATCGTCGGCTCCGGGAACGGCCGGACCGGCATCCCGGCCACCCCGGCCTCGTGA
- a CDS encoding MarR family winged helix-turn-helix transcriptional regulator, with protein MTCTGGPMSGAGEHEDHEELRWLDEQEKAAWTGMISLVLLLPGKLESPLRQEHGLTLFEYLVLSHLSEAPQRKLRMGELAFLASGSLSRLSNVIKRCEQRGWVVRTPDPADGRYTLAELTDAGFDIVHLAAPTHLRAVRRIVLDSLNAADQKALARIAQKLRIVPDDFG; from the coding sequence ATGACCTGCACGGGAGGGCCCATGAGCGGCGCGGGCGAACACGAGGACCATGAGGAGCTGCGATGGCTCGACGAGCAGGAGAAGGCGGCGTGGACGGGGATGATCTCCCTTGTCCTGCTGCTGCCCGGCAAGCTGGAGTCGCCGCTGCGGCAGGAACACGGCCTCACCCTGTTCGAGTACCTCGTGCTCAGCCACCTCTCCGAGGCCCCGCAGCGCAAGCTGCGGATGGGAGAACTCGCCTTCCTCGCCAGCGGGTCGCTCTCCCGCCTGTCCAACGTCATCAAACGCTGTGAACAGCGCGGCTGGGTCGTACGGACACCTGACCCGGCCGACGGCCGTTACACCCTCGCCGAACTCACCGACGCCGGCTTCGACATCGTGCACCTGGCAGCGCCCACCCACCTGCGCGCCGTACGCCGCATCGTCCTCGACTCGCTCAACGCCGCCGACCAGAAGGCCCTCGCCCGCATCGCACAAAAACTCCGCATCGTCCCCGACGACTTCGGCTGA
- a CDS encoding alpha/beta hydrolase family protein, whose translation MKFLYDDESFSFEALRSAGYAVYGGADLGEVLVTCRQIPEGDEEAWSAQWAATAARIERIGRDALAAGHRVSAREALLRASNYYRTADFYRRENPAADAESARLAKASQQTFAEAAALLDPPARALRIPYGDTTLPGYLFLADDSGTPRPTLLYHGGYDSTLEENYLALAAGALRRGYNVIAFDGPGQGSTVREQGLRFRPDWEAVVTPAVDFALTVPEVDAGRLVLVGTSLGGILAARAAAFEHRLAACVLHDGAYDFHAVIAATADRAASMPGGMEALMARNTMVRWVVRNGRWTFGVSDIDDLVKATEAYTMAGIADRVTCPTLVLEAENDQFFQGQPQRLFDELTCQKELISFREDEGAGEHCHEGALSLFHQRTFDWLDTVLAG comes from the coding sequence ATGAAATTCCTCTACGACGACGAATCCTTCTCCTTCGAGGCACTGCGCTCCGCGGGCTACGCCGTCTATGGCGGCGCCGACCTCGGCGAGGTCCTGGTCACCTGCCGGCAGATCCCGGAGGGTGACGAGGAGGCCTGGTCGGCCCAGTGGGCCGCGACGGCGGCGCGCATCGAGCGCATCGGCCGGGACGCGCTGGCCGCCGGTCACCGGGTCAGCGCCCGGGAGGCGCTGCTGCGCGCGTCCAACTACTACCGGACCGCCGACTTCTACCGCCGCGAGAACCCCGCCGCCGACGCCGAGTCGGCGCGGCTCGCCAAGGCCTCCCAGCAGACGTTCGCCGAGGCGGCCGCCCTGCTCGACCCTCCGGCCCGCGCCCTGCGCATCCCGTACGGGGACACCACGCTTCCCGGCTACCTGTTCCTCGCCGACGATTCGGGCACCCCGCGCCCGACCCTGCTCTACCACGGCGGGTACGACTCCACCCTCGAGGAGAACTACCTGGCACTGGCCGCGGGCGCGCTGCGGCGCGGCTACAACGTCATCGCGTTCGACGGGCCCGGCCAGGGCAGTACCGTCCGTGAGCAGGGCTTGCGCTTCCGGCCGGACTGGGAGGCCGTGGTCACCCCCGCCGTCGACTTCGCGCTCACCGTGCCCGAGGTGGACGCCGGGCGACTCGTGCTGGTCGGCACGAGCCTCGGCGGCATCCTCGCCGCGAGGGCGGCCGCCTTCGAGCACCGCCTCGCCGCGTGCGTGCTGCACGACGGCGCCTACGACTTCCACGCGGTCATCGCCGCGACCGCCGACCGCGCCGCTTCGATGCCCGGCGGTATGGAGGCGTTGATGGCGCGGAACACCATGGTGCGATGGGTGGTGCGCAACGGCCGGTGGACTTTCGGTGTGTCCGACATCGACGACCTGGTCAAGGCGACCGAGGCGTACACCATGGCGGGTATCGCCGACCGCGTCACCTGCCCGACACTCGTACTCGAAGCCGAGAACGACCAGTTCTTCCAGGGGCAGCCGCAGCGTCTGTTCGACGAGCTGACCTGTCAGAAGGAGCTGATCTCCTTCCGTGAGGACGAAGGCGCGGGCGAGCACTGCCACGAGGGCGCGCTCTCCCTGTTCCACCAGCGCACCTTCGACTGGCTCGACACCGTGCTCGCCGGCTGA
- a CDS encoding GNAT family N-acetyltransferase, whose product MMSGDGGASGDTAVLDDPVGESLRGRHADLGRRLGRAATYLPGVATFSAVPADAGAADWAGLARLLGPDAFADMFSCQASPPPDWEQVFVLEGRQMIWSGSSRPDQPDAANGTDVVELDAADVPQMLDLVAQTQPGPFWPRTLELGTYLGIRDGGALVAMAGERLRPPGWTEISAVCTAPEARGRGHAAHLVSTLVARILARNERPFLHVAETNTGAIALYERLGFASRKRVTFRGFRTPCLRTP is encoded by the coding sequence ATGATGAGCGGTGACGGCGGTGCCAGCGGTGACACCGCGGTACTCGACGACCCGGTGGGCGAGTCGCTGCGCGGCCGCCACGCGGATCTGGGGCGCCGGCTGGGCCGGGCTGCCACCTACCTGCCGGGAGTCGCGACCTTCTCCGCGGTACCCGCCGACGCGGGCGCGGCGGACTGGGCCGGTCTCGCACGGCTCCTCGGTCCTGACGCGTTCGCCGACATGTTCAGCTGCCAGGCGTCCCCTCCTCCGGACTGGGAGCAGGTTTTCGTCCTCGAAGGCCGGCAGATGATCTGGTCCGGCAGCAGCCGCCCCGATCAGCCCGACGCGGCGAACGGCACCGACGTGGTCGAACTGGACGCTGCCGATGTGCCTCAGATGCTCGACCTGGTCGCACAGACCCAACCGGGGCCGTTCTGGCCGCGCACCCTCGAACTCGGCACCTACCTCGGCATCCGCGACGGCGGCGCACTGGTGGCCATGGCGGGCGAACGGCTCCGGCCCCCGGGATGGACCGAGATCAGCGCCGTCTGCACGGCCCCCGAGGCACGCGGGCGAGGCCACGCCGCCCACCTGGTCAGTACCCTCGTGGCACGCATCCTGGCTCGGAACGAACGCCCCTTCCTGCACGTGGCCGAGACGAACACCGGCGCGATCGCGCTCTACGAACGGCTCGGCTTCGCGAGCCGGAAGCGGGTAACGTTTCGCGGCTTCCGCACCCCCTGCCTCCGCACCCCCTGA